In a genomic window of Trichoderma atroviride chromosome 4, complete sequence:
- a CDS encoding uncharacterized protein (SECRETED:SignalP(1-22)~CAZy:GH28): protein MAIFRKLVLWGALLLSVYPINAHKTILERPKLQWGPKTPGRPFPHSPHRHKTCHVPSSSHSNNHKDIDSAPEIFKAFKQCNRGGRVVLDGTYTIASPLDLTFLEAVDVVLTGTIKFSDNIDYWVQNSFKYAFQNSSAFWRFGGKDVNIYGGGHGLLDGNGQAWYDAFATNPTLLRPILFVLDGLNAGSVTGLKMRNSPDWFNLVANSTDILVSDIDIAVGSESSNPAKNGDGWDTFRSNRVVIQNSHVNNSDDCVSFKPNSTNIIVQGLQCNGSHGISVGSLGQYPAEYDIVENVYVYNISMSNASDGARIKVWPGTDTPFQPGLSGGGGAGYVKNITYDTFYNDNNDWAIEINQCYGQSNQTICDKYPSNVTISDVLFKNMWGTTSSKYDPDVGTLTCSSPEKCVNIAAQNISVANPSGNTPQWICTNMDDGLLDINCVSASS, encoded by the exons ATGGCTATTTTCAGAAAGCTAGTACTTTGGGGGGCTCTATTGCTTTCGGTGTACCCCATTAATGCTCATAAGACGATACTTGAAAGACCTAAGCTTCAATGGGGACCCAAGACGCCAGGGCGACCGTTCCCACACTCACCTCATCGCCACAAGACATGCCATGTCCCCAGCTCTTCTCATTCTAACAATCATAAAGATATCGACAGTGCTCCTGAGATCTTCAAAGCCTTCAAACAATGTAATAGAGGTGGTCGCGTGGTTTTGGATGGCACTTACACCATTGCCTCTCCCTTGGATCTCACATTCCTGGAGGCTGTAGATGTTGTCCTCACTGGCACCATAAAATTCTCCGACAACATTGACTATTGGGTGCAGAACTCATTCAAATATGCCTTTCAGAATTCATCTGCGttttggcgttttggagGAAAAGACGTCAACATCTACGGAGGGGGACACGGGTTACTCGACGGAAATGGCCAGGCTTGGTATGATGCATTTGCGACTAACCCTACTCTTTTGCGACCCATTTTGTTTGTTCTAGACGGACTGAATGCTGGTTCTGTTACGGGCCTCAAAATGCGAAACTCCCCTGAT TGGTTTAACCTCGTCGCTAATAGCACTGACATCCTTGTCAGCGATATTGATATTGCAGTCGGCAGCGAGAGCAGCAATCCGGCCAAGAATGGTGACGGATGGGATACCTTTAGAAGTAATCGCGTCGTCATACAAAACTCCCATGTTAACAACAGTGACGACTGCGTGTCGTTCAAGCCCAACAGCACCAACATCATTGTTCAAGGCTTGCAGTGCAATGGCTCACACGGCATCTCAGTCGGCTCCCTCGGTCAATATCCCGCGGAATACGACATAGTTGAGAACGTATACGTATACAACATCTCAATGTCCAATGCCAGCGACGGCGCCCGTATCAAGGTATGGCCCGGTACAGATACTCCATTCCAGCCTGGTCTGtctggaggaggaggagcgggATACGTAAAAAACATCACGTACGACACCTTTTacaacgacaacaacgaTTGGGCTATCGAGATCAACCAGTGCTATGGCCAAAGCAACCAGACGATTTGCGACAAGTATCCTTCCAACGTGACCATCAGCGATGTCTTGTTTAAAAACATGTGGGGAACAACGTCGTCCAAATATGATCCCGACGTGGGGACTCTGACATGCTCATCTCCAGAA AAATGTGTAAACATTGCAGCCCAAAACATCTCGGTAGCCAATCCCAGCGGCAACACGCCTCAGTGGATCTGTACCAACATGGACGACGGCCTTTTGGATATAAACTGTGTCTCAGCTAGCTCTTAA
- a CDS encoding uncharacterized protein (EggNog:ENOG41), whose translation MQRDTSHESAAGPSQPAPNSELSSTSTDNVCQALTLSRRNGVNDTCEACRKSNTQCSGDQPTCVSCAQQDAHCQYASAETEAEMWMRKLLEEKKKSNEYQYFFDAVKNMPQEESQAVYRLVRQRADIKTVVHQIKERKDA comes from the exons ATGCAGCGTGACACTTCCCACGAAAGCGCCGCAGGTCCGAGCCAGCCCGCGCCCAATTCTGAGTTGAGCTCTACTTCTACCGACAATGTATGCCAGGCTCTTACGCTGTCCCGACGCAATGGCGTAAATGACACATGTGAAGCCTGTCGGAAGAGCAATACACAA TGCAGTGGAGATCAGCCCACATGCGTCTCATGTGCTCAGCAAGACGCTCATTGCCAATATGCATCTGCTGAGACGGAAGCAGAAATGTGGATGCGAAAACTtctagaagaaaagaaaaagagtaaCGAATATCAATACTTCTTTGATGCTGTGAAGAATATGCCGCAGGAGGAATCACAGGCAGTGTATCGCTTGGTACGACAGCGCGCCGATATTAAGACGGTGGTACATCAAAttaaagagagaaaggatgCTTGA